ATTTGGGAAACAGACACCAGTAATTTTAACGATCAGAATAATAATAACAGTTGGTCCTTAGGGTCCTTTCCTGCACCACCATTTTCAGCGCCTTCACTCACCCACGCTGCTAATGGCAATTACGAATTTCGTCGACATTCTTACTCTAACGACTGGTCGTATGAGGTGCCTCGCAATGAAATTAATCATGTTATGGAATTCGCCGAATCTTATTTCGGTGATACGTTTACAATGAATGACAAACACATTCGACTACATCCAATGTTATCTGAAACTGATGAACTCTCATCATTCAGATCTTTAGATCTTCCAAGTATCATGGTTTCTAATAACGACCAGGTTCAAGAGTTAGGCCCGGAACTAAGTCTGATACTAATCGGCTTCAAGAATGGAAGAGCTGATATATTCTATTTCGAAGACAGCAATATTCGTCCTTCTCTCAACGATTTGGTAATAGTGGAAGCAGATAGAGGTCGTGACTTGGGCAAAGTACTTAAAGTTGGAATAgatctttttcaagctAGAGTATTCAAGTACAAACAATTCAGGGTGCAACAGGCAGCATTAATCAGTGACAAGGATAATTCTCATCAAACATCCAACTcaaactttttcttccccaAGCAGGTGGTTAAGTTTGCCAGCAATTCAGAAATCTCACAACTGTTAAGCAAGTCTgtagatgaagaaaaagcaaaaaacGTGTGCCTACTTAAAATTGTTTCTCATAATTTGCAAATGTCTGTTGTGGATGCCGAATACCAGTGGGATCGACGCAAGCTTACTTTCTATTACCATGCTTCCCACAGAATTGATTTCAGAGATCTCGTACGGGAACTATTTCGTGTTTACAAAACTAGAATATGGATGTGTGCAGTTAACCTGGAAGTTGCTGCTTGATATTAGGATACGATTGATTATGTTAGACATTATTTGAGACTATTATTTTCTCGCCACAAAAATAGCGGTGCAGATAAGTAGAGTAAAGGGTATATGGTTTTTTTTACAGTAGGATATGTTGaagtttgattttttgtATCTCTGTCTTCTTTATTCGCGCGCCTCTTTAGCTTTCGCTGCTCAGACGTGCAAGCtacttttccaatttcTAATGCCCATAACCCAAATGATGGTACTAAGAGGGTTGCAAGTTGGCTTTAGAGAATACTCAACATCTCTTGTCAATGCGATTTCAAATGCTCCAACCTACTTACTCAGTACTGTCCGTTCGTTTCCTTCTTTAGAACCTCACACTGTATTGCCTATATCAAcagaatttttgaacagtCCACTTAGGAGGGATTTGCTATGGAAAGCAGTAGTGATGGAATTTGACAACATACGTGTAGGTGCTTCGAATCCACCTGGTAGGGGTGAACATAAGTTCTCCAGGAGAAAATTACGCCCCCAAAAAGGGTCTGGAAGGGCTCGTGTAGGAGATGCCAACTCTCCGACGAGACACAATGGAGCTAGAGCGCTAGCTAGAAATGCGCCTAATGATTTCTCTACTGATTTACCGTTTAAAGTTTATGCTAGGGCTTACAGAATAGCTTTAAGCAGTTTTTACATCAAGGGGCATTTACATATCATTGGAGGTTGTTCATCACTCATCCCTTTCAATCGAGGTGATCAAAATATACTCGAGCTCTCTACCGACAAAAAAGAGGCCCTGGAAATTTTCCAGGCAATTCACAATCTAAAAGGACTGAATATTCTGTTCATCTCTGATAGCTTAAATAACTCACAGAATCTGAACAAAGCCATTCAGGCTTTAAACGATGACCAGATCAGCCTGTTggataaagaaaatgttGAGGTTAGGCATTTATTGAAAGCTAATAGAGTGTTCATTGATCAGGCATCACTGCAGTTTTTCGCGAAGGAGTTTGCTGGCTGATGCATTTTTGTATATAGTTACGCTATGTAAATAGTCAAAATAGATTCGCTCCACTGTTTAAGGGTCAAAAATTACCTCTCCAAATAGAAGGAGGCTAGAATTTAAACTACCGATAACCATGTTCGAAGAAACGTTGGAAGGCTCAGCCAGATTCTTGACAAGCTCGACAAATTGTTTCTTAAGACTAAAAACTCACTCATACATTCTAGGGCTCAACCCTAATGTACAATAATTGCACGTGCACAGAGAATTTACACCCTCACATAATCTCACTGTTTTTCGAATACGAAAAAAATTCGTTTTCTAACTTCTCTTCACTACAGCAACATGGCTAACTCATCTCTAGTTGTTCAAGAGGCTAATAGTTTCCAGCATATTCTGCGTTTGCTGAACACCAATGTTGATGGTAGAATCAAGATCATGTACGCTTTGACCACCATTCGTGGTGTGGGTCGTCGATACTCTAACTTGGTTTGTAAGAAAGCTGATGTTGATTTGAACAAGCGTGCTGGTGAGTTGactcaagaagaattggagagGGTCGTCACCATTATGCAAAACCCAACTCAGTATAAGATTCCTGCCTGGTTCCTCAACAGACAGAGAGACACTGTTGATGGTAAGGACTATCACACTCTTGCCAACAGTTTGGAGTCCAAATACCgtgatgatattgaaagattgaagaagatcagGGCTCATAGAGGTATCCGTCATGCATGGGGTCTTAAGGTCAGAGGCCAACATACTAAGACTACTTCTCGAGGTAAGTTTATTGGTAGAAACTAGGTACACTAGGTAATTTCCTATTGTATAGATCGTGAATACGAATACACTAAGATAGTAATTTGCACACCGTTACGTAATTTATGATTCTATGTTGGCCTACATTCTCCTCGTCAAGAGCTATGTAAACTTAGAAGTTGCTTGACACATTCTTCGTCTTCGTCTCTGCTAATTTTGATACTTGGTGCTGAGTTCGACTTGTTGAGTTCGCTTCTAGATTTGTCTTGAAGGACTAATTGTTTGGACGGTGTCTTGGCGTTATCCAAACCTCGTTTAAAATCGAAGTTTTGTTGACTAACTTTCATGATCGGTTTGTTCAGAAATTCAGCGTCCATTCTTTCACTCACATGCACTAGGTTTCGGTTGGCAGATCCAGAACCAGAACTGAACGGTGATGAGGATTTTCTTGGACGTGGTCCAGTTGCTTGCAGTCTGAAAGTCATAGTTGATCCGAAATCATTAGTGATTGATGACCTAGAGATTAGTTGCTTGATTGGGGTGGAAACAACTGCAGATGTGTTTAGCCAAGTACCTTGAGGAGGAAAATGAGAGGGACTCTGGCTTTGATCAGAATTTGGGATAGAGTTGTGAACTTGACCATTATCTGAATCTGTGAAGTAAGAATTCGAACGTAAAGGGGAGGTTGTAAAATGCAACTGCTGGGAAATCGGTTGAGGTATAACAGGATCTAGAAGTATTTCTTGTTTTGCTTGATTATGCTTGCGCATCGATTGCCTTCtattttgaaaccaaacTTGAACAGCTTTATCAGTCATGTTGACTCGCCTGGAAATCTCCTTTCTTCGAGCTCTGTTTGGAGTACTCccttttgaaaactcttcCTTAAGAATGAATAGTTCAGCGGGCGacgttcttcttctcttccttcGGGCAAGTTGTGCATTATCTATGGTAGGTTCTTGTAGAGGAAATGTCTCCGGAGAATGGGAAATGAATGCAAATAATTTTGTATTCTGTGGAGTCTTCTTTGCGGAAGAATCTAGACTCGTAACAGAAAGCGTTTTCGGTACAGATATAGATTCAGGTGTATGCTGGAAAGAAGGATTGGTCACTCTGGAAAAAACCGGAGTGCCAAATGTTGGGTCAGGTTTGCCTTGCATCGCCACAACGTTACTATCCAACGGACCGAAAGGCGGAAGTGTGTGAACATCTTTTCGTGAAATGCTAGCAGGACTTAACTGATGAGACATTAACGGAGAACCAGGCCGGCTTGTACTTCGAGTTCTCTCATGGCCCAACTGGTTACGAAGAGGTGATTCATTCAATATTGCAGATAGTGGTGGCAGTTCAAACTTGTTAACAGTAGGTAACAGCGATACCATTTGCTCTATAGATTGGGTAAATTCAAATTTGTACAAATGAGTAACGCTACGAGCGTTCTTTTATTTATGATGCAAAGTATTAACCAAAGGTCAATATTAATAATTTGAAGTAGGTGTTTCCGTTTTAGGTATCAAAAGCTGATTTTTATTTGCTATTGTTGATTTACGTTGGAAAACTGACCGCGTTTTGTGTTTACTTTTTAGGCTAACGGGAAGTGAGCCCCTTTCCCAGGTTGCAGAACCTGTGAACGAGCGAGCGACTACATTCCTTGAAATACTTTCTGTCAAGCATTTAATATAATGTTTCAGGGGAGCTCAGTTATCCCTACGACAATACTTCAGTATCGTCACCGTTAACTCTATACTTTAAAAATTAACTacttctttttttttgtatTTTTGTTAATGAGGGTGGAGACGTGTTTCAATTGCTGATAGTAAATACAGTGTTGAAAGTCATGCATGAGATTGATATTCAGTGACTAAATCTTTTCGTTAAAGAATTAATCTTAACAACAGCAAATTTCAGATTGTCCTAGGAAATCTATGGATTCGAAATTGTGCACTATTCATAACATTTGTGTACCAATGGTTTCTATGAACACGAACCTGACTGAAGCACAGACTATGATAGAAATTCTGTCTCAAAGTAATACTGTGAAGTTATACTTATCAGATTCAAACTATAAATTCCATCATTCATAagtttccagttcttttACATTCATATAAGgccaagaaaaaaaggtTGGCAGCACTTTGAGTATTCGAAGGCAGAGACTTGCACTTTTTATCGCAATCTTCcgaaaaacaaaaacacaTTTCACCTTGCTTATAGAAGCTTATAGTTTTACTTGAATTCAAACATTTTAGTCATTGGTTACTATACCATTCCCATGAAGTACAAGATCTAGATCTGGACAGAACACAATATACATTTGATGTACAGAGGTGCTAGATTTGCTCATTTATCTCATCCCCTCTCTTCGCACCCCTTCGCTCCTCTTTTCTCCCCTCTTGCTGCTGAATCATGATCACCTTCATCAGTTACCCTCCTTATTATTTGTATAAATTAATTGAAGATGGCAAGTACTTTGATTGCttgaaacaacaaacaCGCgtacaaagaaaacttcaagaaaatggTGTTTCAAGTAAATGTTCCTGTGGGCGAAGCTAGAAAGGGTGAAACAGCTCCCAGAAGATACTACAAGGTTAAAGATGCAGCGGTGCTCAAACCGAGTGACTGTAACCCGAAAACTGAAACTGTTTACGATTACTTGGTTGAAATGTTTGAACGACATGAAGACAACAAGGCTATGGCTTGGAGGGATCTCGTTGATATTCATactgagaagaagaaggtcaaCAAAATGATTGATGGTGAGCtaaaaaatattgaaaaagaatggCAATATTACGAATTAAGTGATTACAAATTTATCACTTACAAAGAGCTGAAATCGATAATTTTTGAATATGGCCGGGGCCTTGTGGAATTAGGTATCAAGCCGAATCAGGAGGAACGGCTGCATATATATGCTTCAACATCACACAAGTGGTTCCAAACATATTTGGCaactcaaactcaaaaCATTCCAATAGTAACTGCGTATGACACCCTCGGTGAAAGTGGTTTAACTCATTCTTTAGTGCAGACAGGTTCTGTGGCGATTTTCACCAACAATGACCTTCTTCACACTCTCATCAACCCGTTGAAGAAAGCGGTTTCGGTGCGTTTTATTATCCACactgaaaaacttgattccAGTGACAAGAGATATGGTGGAAAACTTTACCAGGATGCTCAAGTCGCAATTGATGAGATCAAGAGAACTCATCCCGATATCAAGTTCATCTCATATGATGAAATAGTTGCCTTAGGCCGAGGCTCCAAGTTGAATGCTATTCCTCCCAAAGCTGATGACCTTTCGTGTATTATGTACACATCAGGATCTACAGGCACTCCCAAAGGTGTGGTTTTAAGTCATAGAAACGTACTTGCCGGTATTGGTGGTGCCTCCACTTTAGTTCCTAGAAGCCTAATTAATGGGAAAGACCGAATCATTGCATTTCTTCCATTGGCCCATATTTTTGAGTTAGTATTTGAATTGATCTCCTTGTGGTGGGGTGGATGTTTAGGGTATGCTAACGTGAAGACTTTGACTGATGCTTCCATCCGAAATTGCCAATCCGACCTGAAGGCCTTCAAACCAACGATCATGGTTGGTGTTGCTGCTGTTTGGGAGTCGGTTAGAAAAGGTATTCTTGATCAGCTGAACAAATCCCCTTTTCTATTACAAAAAGTATTTTGGGGAGCCTACAAAAGCAAACAAGCAATGAAGTACTGCCATATTCCTGGCACTTCAATTATTGATGCGGTAATTTTTCGCAAGGTAAAGGCTGCTACTGGTGGTGAAATTCGCCTTCTGCTTAACGGTGGATCACCCATTTCTGCGGATACCCAACGATTTATCACAAACCTTCTTGCTCCCATGCTCTTAGGTTACGGTTTAACAGAGACAGTTGCTAATACATGTATCACGGATATCGACAACTTTGAGTTTGATGTTGCCGGTGCATTGACTGGCGCTGTTACCGTCAAATTAATAGACGTTCCAGAAGCTGGTTATTTTGCAAAGAATAACCAAGGAGAAGTGTTGATTCAGGGAGCATGTGTTACAAAAGAGTACTATAAGAATGAGCAAGAAACTGCAAGTGTTTTTGATTACGAAAAAGGTTGGTTCAGTACTGGTGATATTGGAGAATGGACGTCGTCGGGGCAGCTAAAAGTAATAGACCGTAAGAAAAATCTGATTAAAACACTGAATGGTGAGTATATCgctttggaaaagataGAGTCCGTATATCGATCTAACAGCTATATTCATAATGTTTGCTGCTATGCTGATCAGAATAAATCCAAACCAGTAGCAATCGCTGTTCCAAACGAGACCACGTTGCGCAAGCTTGCTGTTCAACTGAAGCTAGCAAGCGCTGTTGATGAGGTCGACTTAGCAAAGGTAGTCCACGATTCTAAATTGATCTCCAAAGTACAccaatctcttctggagACGGCTAAGCAGCAAGGTCTAACTGGAATAGAATTGATTCAGGGTGTCGTTATTTTGGATGAAGAATGGACTCCTCAGAATGGGTTTGTAACCTCAGCTCAAAAATTGCAACgcaagaaaattttggagagtGTCAAGGATCGTGTCGATGAAGTATATAGGCAAAACAGTTGAGCGAGCAGCCGATTGAAGTTTTCTACGGACAGAATCTTCTAGTTTTATAGATTACTATTGACACGATTTCAccgtttttttttctactTGCTTGCTTGGTTCCTTGCTGACTATGACTACCTTGGTTACTTTCTACCTTGCTTTTCATTCATAGCTTCCAACGTACTACGTAGTTCAATTGtactttttcatttgtGAGATAACAAGACCATTGAAAACCAAGTGATTATCGAGATAAAGATGATGACCACTGTTCGGTACCACATGATACTCACTTGAATCGTTACTGACTTTATTCATCAGTTCGTGACATCTACGCCCACCATGAACATCCATCCAGTCATCTTCACCATAAATCCAACATACTTCAcacttcaacttttgaattgCATCTCTTAAAGGGTATCTGGGAATGCCTCCTGCCGCAAGCAGATAGTTGAGAACATACTCTCCGGACCCAGGGGCATTGAAAATGCCGTAAGCGTACCTGTGCAAAGCCTCCTGTTCAGACGGGGTCAGACGGGCAAACCGACGGGAAGTCCAGCCACTTACCAGCATGCTTCCTAGTATACTAGCGTATCTGACAATGAAAAAGGGAGAAACATTTTTGTTCCAGAGATAATTGAACCAAGTGGGAACTGGAATATCTGATTCGGGTGCTGATATACCAGCAGGCGAACACATGACCAAACGATCAAAAAACTCCGGATGGTGCATGTTGAATAACGCGCAAAGGTACGCTCCCATCGAATGAGCTACGACAAGAGTATCATCTCTCGGGGATGATACTCTCTTTTCGAACCATTGGCGGAGAGTGTCTGTAAACCACTCTGTCACCACAGATGACGTTAAAGATTCTGAACATGGAAATTGAGGGCGAGATGAACATCCGTACCCATACAAGTCAATGGCGTGAATCATCCAACCATTTGAACAGCCATACTCAGATATTCTGTCAAGATTCTTGAGAAAGAAACCCAAACCGGCACCATAACCATGCACGAGCACCAAATGCTTTAGGTTCGGGTCATCGTGGCTTTTCCCCTTTGGGTAGATGCATAACTCATTGATAAAACCCGTTTCAGAAGGTATTCTGTAGACAggaactttcaaaatctgaacTTTGCGAGTGTCATCTCCGTCAGGGAAAAATGAAAGTAGTGAGAGAAGCTCATGTTGAAATTTGTCTAGCTGTAAACGGTCTTTATAATCGGATAACGAATCGATAAAAGAACGAGgaaatgagtttgaaaatatttttGTCAAGGGCACACCAGCCGGCGCTGTACTGCGCCGATAGGACGATCTGTACAATCTCGGTAGTGTGCCACAACGCATCCTTAACTATTTACTAGTTCAATGATAGATAGTATACTCCACTACCCAGTGAATTGTAGACAGTTCGCGATCAATAGTACAATTGTATCTGATTCGCGAACAACAATTAAAGAAGAGGTTGGATTTTTAAACAAATAAGAACTTGCTCCTCTCAATTTTCAAACGATAAACGGAAAAAAAAAGCCTCATCTACTATATTATTCTTTAGCTGCTTTACGTTCACCATTGAGAGAAGATTAAAAAAAGTTTAGAATCATCATTGAACGTAATCATTCGTTGCTTGGTCATCACTTTTTTCTACTCGATTCGAGGGCGCGAAGAGAAGACGATTATGTAAGTATAGAAGCAAGTATATTAAATTCAACTTAATCTACTTCAATTCATATTGAACTGATGCATTTCGTCACTTATCCAATATTACTCTAATTATAGATCACTATTCAGTAACCGTTAGTCTCAATCGGAGGATACGATCTATTGTTTACTTTTTTTCCATGAATAAGTAGCGGTCAAACTTCGAGGTGGTAAATATAATAATATCACTGTGTCCAGTACTTTATTCAAAAACTAATGTATTTAGTCGTTATACATATCTGTCACTTTCCGTATTGTGGTCCTATGAATTAACCATTTAAAAATATTGCTATTAATGATTATGTTAGGTGGATTAATGTTGTCATTAGTACATATATTCGTATTTTAACTTAATTACTCATTAATTAAGTGTAGAATGTCATTTCACTGGATTTAACTTGCTTTGTAAGTACGAAACAATGCTCGATCAATAATCAAACAGTTTAGTTCAGAGATTAGATTCAAATATAATTCTAAATTTATAGTATCAGAAATATATATTAAGGACAGTGTTAATTTTACCTCATTTAAACTGCTGCTAGCCATTAAACGATTGTGCTTTTTTAGTCCATGTTTAAGAACAAATGACCATTTGCTAAACCTACTGTAATCTTATTATAAAAATGAAGCCTACAAATCATTTCTTACAAGCAAATGATTTTACAGCCCCTTGTGCTGAATGTATAGTACACATTGGACGAGGAGAAACGATCTAAGTGGCCACTCGTAGGTGTTAATGATACTATTCGCTCGAACTTAACGGTGCTTAGGATTCTACTTAATCCTTGCACGTGACAAGGCTTAAATTAAGCTTGTTTTCTGATGTGtgtcaaaaaaattttagCTTGACATATATCGAACGATACGGCGTATTCTTAGgcaacaatttcaacttcttcGCTTATTTGCAATACTGGTATCCACGGGGTAATGCCAAACTTAACAAACAGTAATGGATTTGAAGCTAGCATGCTGTATTTCAAGGAGCGGAGAAGCAAAGATAGCCCCCCTTAGATTAAATGCATGTTTAAGCTTTCGAGGCACTTTTCTGATTAATGCATAAGCCTGCAGGAAAGGATTCCACTTATTTAGTAAAATTATCAGTTCAATCGCCAAATAAAGGCacaacaagaaaaagaaacaaaacaaTAAAATTTCAACCTTCTTTCAGCGTATATAAAAGAAATTTACTGCCCACTTCCTCGAAGTTTTCCTTTCCCCTAGCTGTAACCACTGCCGCCAACACTCCATCGAAGAATGTTTGTATTCGAACCAGTTCTGCTTGCTGTTCTAGTGGCCAGTACCTGTGTCACTGCAAAAACACATACATGGAACTTCACTACAGGGTTTGTGAATGCTAATCCTGATGGAGTTTATGAGCGTGATGATGTAATAGGGTTGAATGGACAATGGCCTCTTCCAGTGCTTGAAGCTGATAAAGGAGATCGCATCGAATTGTATTTGACAAACGGATTCGAGGATTACAACACCTCATTGCATTTCCACGGGCTGTTTCAGAACGGAACTAACTCCATGGATGGCCCTGAACTAATTACACAGTGTCCTATCCCTCCTGGAGAAACCATGTTGTATAACTTTACTGTTGACCAAGTAGGTGCCTATTGGTACCATTCTCATACTGCCGGTCAATACGGGGATGGAATGCGTGCTGCTTTTATCGTCCACGACGGTTCggatgatgatgactttCCGTATGAATACGATGAGGAGTTCACTTTCACAATTTCTGAGTGGTACCATGAATCCTCAGTAGACTTGATCCCGAATTTTATGTCTCGTTTCAACCCAACTGGTGCCGAGCCAATTCCTCAGAACTTCTTATTTAATGATACTAGAAACTTCACCTGGAATGTGGAACCGAGTAAAACATATAAGGTTAACCTGATAAACGTTGGTGGATTTGTCTCTCAGTATCTCTGGATGGAAGATCATACATTCAAAGTGGTCCAGGTTGACGGTGTTTATACACAGCCAAACGAAACAGACATGATATACATCACAGTTGCTCAACGTTACACTGTATTGATTGAAACCAAAGATGACACCTCCCGCAACTACGCTCTAATGCAACGTGTTGATGACACTATGTTGGATGTTATACCCAAAGACCTTGAACTCAACGGCACTAATTACATCGTGTATAACGAGTCAGCTGGGTTACCTGAAGAGTATAAAGTAGAGTCATTGGACATATTTTTGGACGATTTTTGGCTTGAACCCTTGGAGGCACAAGAAGCTTATCCTGATCCAGACTACCAAATTGTCGTGGATGTTGCAATGGATAACTTGGACGACGGTGTAAACTATgcctttttcaacaacttaACATACGTTGCACCTAAAGTTCCAGTATTGGGTACTGTCTTTTCGGCAGGTGAAGATGCCATAAATCCTCTCGTGTATGGATCCAATACAAACTCATTTGTCCTAGAAAAGGATGAAGTTATCGAAATTGTTTTGAACAACCTAGATACTGGTAAACATCCCTTCCATTTACATGGTCATGTGTTCCAGACAGTCGTAAGAGGTCCTGACTACGGTGAGGAGAGTACACCAGTCCCCTATAATGCTTCAGAAGCACATGACATCCCAGAGAATCCTATGAGACGTGATACTGTTTATGTTAATCCCCAGTCATATTTTGTAATTCGTTTCAAAGCTGATAATCCAGGTGTATGGTTTTTCCATTGCCATATTGAATGGCACCTGGACCAAGGGTTGGCCCTAGTACTCATTGAGGATCCTTTGTCAATTCAAAGCCAGCAAAATCTTGATGACAACTGGAAGCGTATGTGTGAAGTAAACAACATGCCATACGTTGGCAATGCAGCAGCTAATACCGAAAACT
This window of the Komagataella phaffii GS115 chromosome 2, complete sequence genome carries:
- a CDS encoding 40S ribosomal protein S18, with protein sequence MANSSLVVQEANSFQHILRLLNTNVDGRIKIMYALTTIRGVGRRYSNLVCKKADVDLNKRAGELTQEELERVVTIMQNPTQYKIPAWFLNRQRDTVDGKDYHTLANSLESKYRDDIERLKKIRAHRGIRHAWGLKVRGQHTKTTSRGKFIGRN
- a CDS encoding Homeodomain-containing transcriptional repressor, which encodes MVSLLPTVNKFELPPLSAILNESPLRNQLGHERTRSTSRPGSPLMSHQLSPASISRKDVHTLPPFGPLDSNVVAMQGKPDPTFGTPVFSRVTNPSFQHTPESISVPKTLSVTSLDSSAKKTPQNTKLFAFISHSPETFPLQEPTIDNAQLARRKRRRTSPAELFILKEEFSKGSTPNRARRKEISRRVNMTDKAVQVWFQNRRQSMRKHNQAKQEILLDPVIPQPISQQLHFTTSPLRSNSYFTDSDNGQVHNSIPNSDQSQSPSHFPPQGTWLNTSAVVSTPIKQLISRSSITNDFGSTMTFRLQATGPRPRKSSSPFSSGSGSANRNLVHVSERMDAEFLNKPIMKVSQQNFDFKRGLDNAKTPSKQLVLQDKSRSELNKSNSAPSIKISRDEDEECVKQLLSLHSS
- a CDS encoding Ferro-O2-oxidoreductase, with translation MFVFEPVLLAVLVASTCVTAKTHTWNFTTGFVNANPDGVYERDDVIGLNGQWPLPVLEADKGDRIELYLTNGFEDYNTSLHFHGLFQNGTNSMDGPELITQCPIPPGETMLYNFTVDQVGAYWYHSHTAGQYGDGMRAAFIVHDGSDDDDFPYEYDEEFTFTISEWYHESSVDLIPNFMSRFNPTGAEPIPQNFLFNDTRNFTWNVEPSKTYKVNLINVGGFVSQYLWMEDHTFKVVQVDGVYTQPNETDMIYITVAQRYTVLIETKDDTSRNYALMQRVDDTMLDVIPKDLELNGTNYIVYNESAGLPEEYKVESLDIFLDDFWLEPLEAQEAYPDPDYQIVVDVAMDNLDDGVNYAFFNNLTYVAPKVPVLGTVFSAGEDAINPLVYGSNTNSFVLEKDEVIEIVLNNLDTGKHPFHLHGHVFQTVVRGPDYGEESTPVPYNASEAHDIPENPMRRDTVYVNPQSYFVIRFKADNPGVWFFHCHIEWHLDQGLALVLIEDPLSIQSQQNLDDNWKRMCEVNNMPYVGNAAANTENFLDLTDENVQVKNLPAGFTARGIVALVFSCIAGILGCVAIGLYGLAATDDNPVKLSQDLGIDEEFIQDETSSQLSHNGSKDTTEKTATELLN